From a region of the Triticum aestivum cultivar Chinese Spring chromosome 7D, IWGSC CS RefSeq v2.1, whole genome shotgun sequence genome:
- the LOC123165795 gene encoding E3 ubiquitin-protein ligase Iruka isoform X2, with protein MAGMLPGVECARRRRMWQGGGAGADQAAAGTRRLSFCLYAAGHGAAHAVGTGSSGSKRSGAMDGWALDSNAREAKERLDQKLKSNGTGPDTVIKRHHSTGSIKVSRGNGSGGGGGGGGSSATVATGVQREVYSKKGVMRRLMRWSRLRWEAAEQAECAVCLDEFAAGDVLAHLPCGHRFHWGCALPWLEGAAAASHSCPFCRAAVDAGAGSHAAS; from the exons ATGGCCGGGATGCTCCCCGGAGTGGagtgcgcgcggcggcggcggatgtgGCAGGGCGGGGGCGCGGGGGCCGACCAGGCGGCCGCGGGCACGAGGCGGCTCTCCTTCTGCCTCTACGCGGCCGGGCACGGCGCCGCGCACGCCGTCGGCACCGGCAGTTCCGGCAGCAAG AGGAGCGGCGCCATGGACGGGTGGGCGCTGGACAGCAATGCCCGGGAGGCCAAGGAGCGGCTGGACCAGAAGCTCAAGAGCAATGGCACCGGGCCCGACACCGTCATCAAGAG GCATCACAGCACGGGGAGCATCAAGGTTAGCAGAGGAaacggaagcggcggcggcggtggcggagggggCTCGTCGGCGACGGTGGCGACGGGCGTGCAGCGGGAGGTGTACTCGAAGAAGGGCGTGATGAGGCGGCTGATGAGGTGGAGCCGGCTGCGGTGGGAGGCCGCGGAGCAGGCGGAGTGCGCGGTGTGCCTGGACGAGTTCGCCGCGGGCGACGTCCTGGCGCACCTGCCGTGCGGCCACCGCTTCCACTGGGGCTGCGCGCTGCCCTGGCTcgagggcgccgccgccgcctcgcactCCTGCCCGTTCTGCCGCGCCGCGGTGGACGCCGGCGCCGGCTCGCACGCCGCCTCCTAG
- the LOC123165795 gene encoding E3 ubiquitin-protein ligase Iruka isoform X1 yields the protein MAGMLPGVECARRRRMWQGGGAGADQAAAGTRRLSFCLYAAGHGAAHAVGTGSSGSKQRSGAMDGWALDSNAREAKERLDQKLKSNGTGPDTVIKRHHSTGSIKVSRGNGSGGGGGGGGSSATVATGVQREVYSKKGVMRRLMRWSRLRWEAAEQAECAVCLDEFAAGDVLAHLPCGHRFHWGCALPWLEGAAAASHSCPFCRAAVDAGAGSHAAS from the exons ATGGCCGGGATGCTCCCCGGAGTGGagtgcgcgcggcggcggcggatgtgGCAGGGCGGGGGCGCGGGGGCCGACCAGGCGGCCGCGGGCACGAGGCGGCTCTCCTTCTGCCTCTACGCGGCCGGGCACGGCGCCGCGCACGCCGTCGGCACCGGCAGTTCCGGCAGCAAG CAGAGGAGCGGCGCCATGGACGGGTGGGCGCTGGACAGCAATGCCCGGGAGGCCAAGGAGCGGCTGGACCAGAAGCTCAAGAGCAATGGCACCGGGCCCGACACCGTCATCAAGAG GCATCACAGCACGGGGAGCATCAAGGTTAGCAGAGGAaacggaagcggcggcggcggtggcggagggggCTCGTCGGCGACGGTGGCGACGGGCGTGCAGCGGGAGGTGTACTCGAAGAAGGGCGTGATGAGGCGGCTGATGAGGTGGAGCCGGCTGCGGTGGGAGGCCGCGGAGCAGGCGGAGTGCGCGGTGTGCCTGGACGAGTTCGCCGCGGGCGACGTCCTGGCGCACCTGCCGTGCGGCCACCGCTTCCACTGGGGCTGCGCGCTGCCCTGGCTcgagggcgccgccgccgcctcgcactCCTGCCCGTTCTGCCGCGCCGCGGTGGACGCCGGCGCCGGCTCGCACGCCGCCTCCTAG